CGGCAGTAGATTATTACTAATCTCGGTCAGTGGCTTGGCCACCTGTTTCGCCTTAACCCCCACCTGTGCGGCAGCTCTGGTTAATAACGAGGGGGTTAATACCGTTTTAATCGGCAGGCCAGCCGTCAGCGCAGAGCGCGAGCATTCCTTGTTTTTAAAACGACAACTTAAGTAGAGGCACTCTAGTAAAACATCGTTAATTTCGCAGTTAACTTTACTATTCATATTCCCAAGCTTTACCCGCAAGAAAACAGCCTAAGACAACCAGGCTGTTTGTATATTCGGTCATACCGCGACGCTTAATATCGTGTGGTATATTTCTTTTGTTCTTCATTCATTTCTGCCACTGCCGTCACTCGACGGTTTTGTCGACGCCCCTCATCCTCGGCGTTATCGGCAATGGGAGAACCCTCACCAAAGCCCTTGCCGACAATAATACTCGACGGAATACCGTACGATATCATCAGTCGGGTAACCGAGTCGGCACGCTGCTGTGACAGCTCTAAGTTATATTCATCGCTACCCATGTTATCAGTATGCCCTTCAACAACAATCTTTGGCGGCAAATTATCCTTCAACATCTCAACCAGTTGGTTAATTTCAGGTTTGTATTGATCGGGAATCTCGTATGAACGTGAGGGGAAATTCACACGAATTGGATAACTCTTGGTAATCTTCTCCATGTAATAGCAACCTTCTTTATCCTCAAGGCTGCCTTCAGGGCAAAAGCTACAACCATTTTCGTTCACATCGACATTGAATGGCGTACCCAAGCACTGGTCCTTATCCAGCGTCACACCATCCTGGTCACTGTCCAAAATAGTTGGTGTTTCTTTTTCCAAACCCGCCGGTGCGTATGTCAAATACTGCTCAACCTGCTGTTTTTCTGGCTGGTTGTCTGCGGCTTCCTGCTGTCCGAATACAGAGCCAGCAACCACTAATGAAAGAGCGCCAACCACTTGGATCATATTCTTTTTATACATGTTTTGTCCCTAATTTTAAAACCAGTAGCGCGGCTACAATTTTTGCAACCGCGCATCATTTATTGCTAAAGCCTTAGCCGTATTATTCATCAACGATCAA
The sequence above is a segment of the Sinobacterium norvegicum genome. Coding sequences within it:
- a CDS encoding OmpA family protein yields the protein MYKKNMIQVVGALSLVVAGSVFGQQEAADNQPEKQQVEQYLTYAPAGLEKETPTILDSDQDGVTLDKDQCLGTPFNVDVNENGCSFCPEGSLEDKEGCYYMEKITKSYPIRVNFPSRSYEIPDQYKPEINQLVEMLKDNLPPKIVVEGHTDNMGSDEYNLELSQQRADSVTRLMISYGIPSSIIVGKGFGEGSPIADNAEDEGRRQNRRVTAVAEMNEEQKKYTTRY